ttcatcCAAGAGGAAGTCCTCATCTTTTCAGTCAGTCACTCagatattttttatgtttgattATGAAAGTGATTTCCTTGATGCAGGAAGATAAGGAACCTGCATTTGACAGTGTAAAGACAATTTTGGGGATGCTTGAAGTGTCAGCAGAGTTTGCACAGAACGTTACCTTCAATCGGGAGAGAATACAAAAGGCTTTACCTGCTGGTCATCTTGATGCCACAACACTTGCTGATTATCTTGTGAAAAAGGTAAGCCAtatattgtgataccccatatgataagaataagggtaggtggtaaATGGGATCCCCAcgttgcttgggaatgagaagttctaactctttataatgttccaatgggCAAACTTTTTCACTAATTAGAAAAGTTCCAAGttctttgattttcaaataCCAACATGATTGAAAATACAGCACTGGAACTGCCTGCAGCCTTATAAGAAGTTCCAGAGTTGACCGTTATTTGTTATCCCCATGGAATctctgttataaaaaataaaaataaaaagtgattaATCGGGCTGGGCCAAAATATATTTCAACATCAGGTAAGTAGACATTCTTGACATTCCAATAGCTGctaaatgagagagaaaggatGATGGTGATGAATCCTAGTGTCCATAAACTCACGCAGAGAGATGGAGAGAGGAATGGGGATGGATCTTTCTATTTATAAGTTCTCTTGGTTAGAGAGATAATGCGAGGTACCTATCAAAAGGACAAAAATGAGAGATAATGCAAGGTAAGTGGGATGTGTTAAGCGCATGCCAACTTTCCTTGGATTgtctatacaaaaaaaaaaaaaaattgcagcagTTGGGAAGTAATGTTAGGCAAAACTTGGAATATGCAGGTCAAAACAAGTCCAAGACATGGGCATAACATTTCTGCATCTCGGATGCTGTACTACACACTAGTTATCAGTCGCAAACGACCAATCTAGTTCTGGATTTTTATATTCCTAATTTATCACAAATCCCCCCTATTATGCGAGGAATGTCTCGTGGTAAAAGAATGGTGGTTCACACTGAAGTGCTAGGTTTTCTAAGTACCATCCCTTCCATCTCTCTCTGGTTTCTCAAAGTTGTTCTCCtaatcttctttttgtttttctctttgtaGGGAGTACCTTTCAGAACTTCTCATGATATAGTTGGAAGGTCTGTCGCCTTCTGTGTCTCAAAAGGCTGCCAGCTTCAGGACCTGCATCTTGATGAGCTGAGAAGTATAAGCTCAGTGTTTGATGAGGATGTATATGAGTACCTTGGAGTAGAAAATGCAGTTAAGAAATTCAGCTCGTACGGATCCACGGGATCAGAGTGTGTATCCAGCCAACTTGGCTACTGGGTTACTAAGCTTGGAATCAACTGAGTCTGAATCTAGGAATAAATGGCATAGGAGATCATTTACCTGACATGAAAGTGCTCACCCTAGTTGGAAAGCCATATCTGGGGTCTTGGAAATGGTGCTGCAGCGGGAATAAAAGATAACGTTATTGGTAGGGGATATGATATGCTGTTGGTGATGCAAGAGCAATGCTTGTTGTAAGGAAAAGTATTTAATGAGCCATATGACCCCTTGATAAGACTCTGTCTTCCATTTTAGCTTCACCTTTTAACAGTAGGAGTTCTCAATTTCGTGGTTGTTATTAGGCAAAATGTGATGAAATTGGTTTTCAAGATCACATTTTGCCTGATGTGATTTGTCTTCTTCTGTTGAGTTTTAAAGTAATCGAATTCGGTACTTGAATTAAGATTTGTGAATTGCATGGGTGGATTGAAGTAGAAATGTTGATGCCCAGCGGTCGTCATTGTCAACATCCATCTTTTTGTGTCATTTTTCGAAACCACAGCTTTCCTCGATACCCTTTTTATGCTCACGCTGGACTTGAGCACCTTCGGCTTTAACGAACCCGAAGCAATTAATCTACTCAATTCCAATTAATCTTCCAACGACTCGACCATGGGAGCCCCTCTCAACGGCACCAAGCTCTCTGGGCAGGGCCCGAGTTTAAAGCTTACTTACACGCATGATCACTTCAAATGTCATGGCCTGTTTCAATGTCACAGGCATTTTGGTGCCTGAATCTATGTTTCTGTATGTAAGCATGGAGCTTTCTGGGAGTATCTAATCTGGCTTTGGAGGTTGATgcatatatttttactcaatgCATGCTAGCTTATAATGCATAGTATTTTCCTCCAAAGTCGCCAACATTAGATTGAAATGCAATTTGTTATCTACCGAATCCTATTATTAGTTGACATTGATGACAGACACAGAAAGATGAAACCCATACTTTTCATATAAAAGCACAATTTCAACAGCATTCATGCAACAGAAGTTGACTGAATTTGAGTAGCATCCGACCATTCACTATATCAAACAGACAAACCAATCATGTAAAAGTTTTATCCATACCCTCTGTCCGAAAACTCATTACTTCCATTAGGTTCATATTCTCTTGAAATTCCAAGAGTTTCACTTCAAGCACAGAAGTCAAATTCTCATACTTGCGTGTTGGGATGAATTTCTTCTTATGATGGGGATTAAGGAAAATTTGTCACTTCAAAGGCTGTGGTTTTCTTTTTGATTAAATGCTCTACCCCGTCGAACTGGATATCTAGGAGCAGGAACACCAGTTGCCTTACCAATAACAAATTCATCAGCATGAGCAGAATCTTTCTCTGTCAATGCACCGTTATTTGGGACTGCCGGTAACACTGGCCCTGGTAATTTCCCGAGAATGTCTACCTGCACTCCGCATTTATCTGCTCTTTTTGGGCCTTCGGTATTTTCTGGGAGTGAGAGAGGGTCATCAGCAACAAGCTGAACTGCTGACTTTTGCCCTTTCTTTGTGTCGCCAGACTTTATAGCATCCGATTCAATCTGAAGAGGTTCAAATTCTCTGTTAGAAGGGAGAAAATCTTACCCCAATATGGATGGATCCAAGGTTTAAATGCCAAATGAGAAAAACCAAAGCAAGCACTATATTACTGATATCAGCTGCAATGAGGGGATTGGAGTGAATTGAGAATTCCACAAATTTTTAAGACAATCTAGAGTTGGAGAGACCATACCATTCCCTGGATTCCCCCTTAATATCCATAGCTTGGGTAAAAGATAAATTGGTCAGGAGAATCTTACCAATATATTACCAATGTCACATAAAGGCTCCTTTCTTGGTCTAAGATTTTCGTTCATGTCAGCAGACTTCTCATCTAGTGCCTTCTGAAGCAGCATTGCACCTTCAGAAGCAGCTATGCCAGTCTTTTCTGCCTCGACATTGCTGGTACAGTTCAGACTGCTTTCAGCCATCTCTAACTCTAGGGAGCAACTCAACTTGACCGGAGCCGCTTCTCTATTGGTGCACTTAGAAAGTGCACAACCGCATGATTTTCCACAGCTACCTCCATTAGATCTGCATCTACACTTGGTTGTCTTGCACAACGACTTCTTACTGCAGGAGCAGCACACCCCAGCTTCTTTTTTCTCCCTTACAATGTTAGCTTCCCCAAAACGTTCAGATTTAGGGGCCTCCCGGCCCTCCAACTCATCACTACTCCCAAGAGTAAAAGAGGGTTGACCCAAAACATCCTGATCATCTCATATCAGTacagatattttaattttatatactacaaaaaatattttttaatttcaaatgttAAATCGATCTTGCATTTGATTTTGAACCCTGAAGCTTTAAATAGGTTCATAGCtcagtcaaaatgcaactgccTATTCcaagataaacaaaaagaatcACACCACAGCCAAATGCATGAACCTGTGATTTGCCCCGATGAGAAAGTTCAGCCTTTTGAATATGCAGTTGTCTGACCAAACCACTTAGGTAGAACACTTGTTCTTTTAGGTCTTCCATATCTACATCCTTCTCAAAGCAGTCGACTTCTTTCTCCTGTAATTGGCACCTTAAAGGTTGAAGAAAAGTTtcattaagatttttataagcATAGAATGGCCATATAAACTGCCAgggaaacaaaaacagaaacttacAGGAATAAAATTCAGCAACAAAGTCTCTCACCTAATATTTTCTTGCTTCATCATTTCCGCTTCCTCCCTGAGCTTTGCAACCTCATCAGCCATCCTATCCATCCCATGATAAGATGAATACATTAATGGAAAGAAACAGACATTCCAGAAAATTGGTTCCACATGCATCTTGAAATTGTAAAAACTGGGAGCTTAATTTTAGCAGATTAAGCAAAAGAGAAGCATGAGTAATACAAAAAATCAAGGAATATGAATCTGGTTAAAAGTTAAGAGACATGGagaagattaattaaaattttgataaagaACATAACAAGATTAGAAAAATGGATCATTTCTAACTCTAGCATCACTAACCCAATGCTCTAAAAACCTTTTCCTGCTGCAACTTGAATGCCTATTATCCATTCCATCTAGAACAACATGGAAAATACAGGCGGCCTGAACCCGAGCATGCATTTGAGCATCTGGTGCTTGAAAACTAGAGACTTGAGAGCTCTTAGAGAGAGATATATTCTAACACATCATATCATATGGATCTGAAATGAATCTAGGCACACATGTTTGCACCTGAGAGGAttcgaaccttagacctggaaggagcataccaccaagaccaaggcctttaccacttgagccaacccctagggattTGCCAGAGGGAGATATGATTCACAAACATACCTCAAATAAATTGCTGAAAGCATATGCTGCTAGATGTACTTGATACTAACAAAGGACACGCATGAATCCCCATTAAGATGCTTTAGAGATATATAAACAGCATTTTCCAGGAAGACAACCAGAAATGATCTATACAATTCTTTCCAGAAAATAATTAATGCTCAATAATACATTTAGTGTCAGGCTGTCAGCTACTCTGATCTACTCATTATATTACAACTAACAGAAACTTGAGCTTTACAAGATAAAACTATCACACTAAAAAAGTTCTGAACTGATTTATACCAATGATCTAACctttaaaataaagtaaatgGAACAAAAGAACTAAAATAGTGTCAATTCAAAATGGGTTAAAGATACAAGAACCCACTCTTCCATTTGACGTTCATATTCAGAACATATTCCTTGTAACCTCGCTGTGACTTCAAGCTCATGCTCGACATCCTGCATCGACCGTCTTAAATTAGGTGTACCGTaccaaaaatataaagattCTTATCAAAGAAATTATAGACCAAAAAGGCCAATGAACCAATCTAGGCATGGATCAAACCCAAATAAAGATTATTGCATCTGGTATATCCAGCAAATCACACACGCATAGGGGTGAAACATTTTCGGTCTGAAACAGAAAAATTGACCGGACTAAAAATTGGTGTGATCGGTTTAAGTCCACAATTTGTAGGACCGAAGGGGTTTAGTCCGGTCCCGAGGTCTATAAGTTTTGGactggaccgaaccggaccaaaACCAACCGAttggaatatatatttttaataatataatatattattttatatagtaattatataagttaaatatgcaattttcatctaatctattATCATTGACAATACaaaatgttaaataatatatgctatcaattaataatgtatcataaatcatatgataatatatgtagatacataatacattcatacatactctATTATTTACATAACACATCAAacccaaaataacaaaataattggGCCGAACTGAACCGATAGTTAAAGGTCTGGTCTAGCCCACTAGGGGTGATCGGTCCGGTGCAGTCCGAGAAAATGATGGACCAAAAGTTTTGGTCCATCATCCCCCCCGAACCAGACCGATTTACATCCTTACAACGCATCATAGTATATAACTTCTGAGTTTAAACTCTCTGGTTGAATTTCAAGAGGATAAGAAGTTTCCATTGTTATCAAGACACCAATTCACCCTTAATTTGCATGGGAGACtgtcaaaatttaaataaacattGTCTCAGGCCCAAAGATTCCaatatgaaatatttgatttaagtaaaaaaaaaaatttgattggcaccgggtgtccaggaACAACGTCACgactaatcccaggggtgcacaggccctcagtAAGGAGTTTCCCTCAAGTGCAACTCAggtaattcaaggagaaaatcccctagtccaatggcccctagagattgtttgcacctaaagaaatttgaaccttagacctgaaGGGcacatacccccaagcccaaggcctttaccgcTTGAGCCAAACCCTAGGGGTTTTGATAGTTCCAATGGCAACTTGCAACAAATATGCAAACATTGGATTGAAGTGGagaagaaaaatatgcaaacatTTTCAGCATTATACCCATGATCTTTTTGGCCATGAACAAGTATTTCATGGGTGTCTATGCTTATATACGAAAGCATATTAAGGTATAGATACTTTCCAAATGATAGAACCAAATCCAATTGCAAACATCCCTGAGATGAATCTAGGCACACATGTCATCCCATCAAAAGCAAATCCGAAGTgaacattatatataaatatcaaatgGCCAATGTAAAAgcatgtgcatgaatatagaGCTTAAGCCTTCCAGTTTGGTTATGAAGTACCTGAATTCCAGGAAT
This genomic window from Carya illinoinensis cultivar Pawnee chromosome 7, C.illinoinensisPawnee_v1, whole genome shotgun sequence contains:
- the LOC122315147 gene encoding kinesin-like protein KIN-4C translates to MKKTNRRSKEASPVYASSSAPEDKQNLHYEEKIRQLEQENKAFQKEIAELRERLANVSSSSGGGVEKLKADYLQKLNVLEEQVTTLKKKQNVQSQFSVQRPKGDEATKRLQFEIQSLRAQKVQLQCKIKLESVQFRICKASLEKEVLQLRKEGRRNGYEVQKLFAANQRLKMVLQRKTEEASMATKRLKELLESRKALSYRSAGARVGSIPGIQDVEHELEVTARLQGICSEYERQMEEMADEVAKLREEAEMMKQENIRCQLQEKEVDCFEKDVDMEDLKEQVFYLSGLVRQLHIQKAELSHRGKSQDVLGQPSFTLGSSDELEGREAPKSERFGEANIVREKKEAGVCCSCSKKSLCKTTKCRCRSNGGSCGKSCGCALSKCTNREAAPVKLSCSLELEMAESSLNCTSNVEAEKTGIAASEGAMLLQKALDEKSADMNENLRPRKEPLCDIGNILIESDAIKSGDTKKGQKSAVQLVADDPLSLPENTEGPKRADKCGVQVDILGKLPGPVLPAVPNNGALTEKDSAHADEFVIGKATGVPAPRYPVRRGRAFNQKENHSL